Part of the Candidatus Schekmanbacteria bacterium genome, CTTCAATTCAGATACTACCTTTTCTTTTTCTTCTCTTTTCAAAGCTTACACCTCCTTCCAGCCGGAAACATTACTATTTAATAGCATCCAATGCTTGGTTAACATCAACCTTAACTCCAACACCCATCGTCGATGAAAATGTTATCTTTTTGACATACTTTCCCTTGCTTGCAGGGGGTTTTTGTTTGACTATTGCGCTGAGTAATGAATAAAAATTTTCAACGAGCTTTTCTACAGGAAAGGATACTTTCCCAAAAGTACAATGGACAATACCTGCTTTCTCTACTTTAAATTCTACCTGCCCTTTCTTTATATCTGCTATTGCCTTAGCAAGATCATTCGTTACTGTGCCTGATTTAGGGTTTGGCATTAGCCCTCTTGGGCCTAAGATCTTTCCTAATTTTCCCACCATTCCCATCATATCAGGCGTCGCCACTGCCTTGTCAAAGTCGAGCCATCCGCCTTGAATTTTTTTCACAATCTCTTCATTGCCAACATAATCAGCAC contains:
- a CDS encoding 50S ribosomal protein L1, with the protein product MAAIGKKYKEALKKIDASKLYEVGEALSLIKESAYANFDESVDAAINLGVNPKHADQMVRGTVLLPNGTGKKVRVLVFAKGEKELEAKEAGADYVGNEEIVKKIQGGWLDFDKAVATPDMMGMVGKLGKILGPRGLMPNPKSGTVTNDLAKAIADIKKGQVEFKVEKAGIVHCTFGKVSFPVEKLVENFYSLLSAIVKQKPPASKGKYVKKITFSSTMGVGVKVDVNQALDAIK